From the genome of Streptomyces spinoverrucosus:
ACGTCTCCATCGCCGCGCTTGAACTGCGGCACCGCCGGCGCGCGGGCCGAGGACCACATACGCGCCGCCCGCACCACCGGCCTGCGTAACCTCCCCCTGGACCACACCGCCCCCAGTTGCTCAACACCGGCCGCCGACGCACCCTCCGGCTCGTAAAGCACTGGCCCGTCACCAAGATGTGTGCGCGAACGATGAGCGCGACTCGTTGGTTTCTGGAGTGGAAATCAGGGAGGCTGGCGCGCATGGTTTCGGTATTGCAGAACGTGGCGATTGACTGTGCGGATGCCTACGAGCTGGCCCGGTTCTGGAGCAGGGTGACCGGCCGTCCACTGCACCCCGAGGACAAACCGGGTGATCAGGAGACTCAAGTGCTTCTGACGGAGGGCCCAGTGCTGCACTTCAACCAGGTGCCCGAGCCGAAGAAGATCAAGAACCGGATCCATCTGTGCTTGCGCCCTGAGACCTCGCGTGAGCAGGAGGTGGCACGGCTGCTGGAGATCGGTGCCACCTTCGTCGCCGATCACCGGAATCCCGATGGCTCTGGCTGGGCAGTCCTTGCCGACCCCGAAGGCAACGAATTCTGCGTTCTGCGCAGCGAGTCCGACCGAGCCGCGATGACTTCCTGAGGCTCACGCGCCATCCAGGCCGGTTTCGTATGACAGCTGGTCACAGCCACTCGTTGATGGCCGCGAATGCGAACGGTCGCCTCCTTGCGGAACACGAGTTTGCCGTACCGTTCGTGGCCACGGCCCGGTGCCTTTTGAGGCGGTTGATGCCCCACTCGGCCGCGTGACCCCGACGGTTGTCGGGCTTGTCGATGGCCGGCGGGGGGCCGCCGCGGGGCCGGGCCTCTTGTGGTTGCGGACGTGATCGGCCTTGTCCGGGATGGTGCAGTGGATCCCGTCGTCCGCGATGACCCTGCTGGCCCGTTTCGCCGACCTGCCATGATCATCGCGACATGTTTCATGGTGGGAGGCACGAGATGGCGATACCGCTGCCTGATGGGCTGGCGACCCCAGTACTCGTGGCCGATCCGGAGATTCTGGACAGGAACATCTCGCGGATGGCTGAGACTTCGCAGTCTCAAGGGTTCTCGCTTCGTCCGCACGCCAAGGCCCACAAGTGTGCGCAGATCGCGAACCGACAGCTTCGGGCAGGTGCCCGCGGGCTGTCGGTGGCCACGATCGGCGAGGCCGAGGCATTCGTCCGGGCCGGCGTGGATGACCTGTTCATCACGTACCCGGTGTGGCTCGAT
Proteins encoded in this window:
- a CDS encoding VOC family protein produces the protein MVSVLQNVAIDCADAYELARFWSRVTGRPLHPEDKPGDQETQVLLTEGPVLHFNQVPEPKKIKNRIHLCLRPETSREQEVARLLEIGATFVADHRNPDGSGWAVLADPEGNEFCVLRSESDRAAMTS